From Papilio machaon chromosome 2, ilPapMach1.1, whole genome shotgun sequence, the proteins below share one genomic window:
- the LOC106716077 gene encoding kinesin-like protein Klp10A isoform X6 yields the protein MFPYIISWQDMTRQSIPVATKAPARVTRNNQMRMSNAGAYTNGHGGDTTGRRGAENVPPPPQPQQQPPSNSRLTQQFSNSVGGGGGGGVGGVGAGVMARNTAASASAASVPHAVASGAVRRSNVVKEVERLKENREKRRQRQAELKEEKEALMNMDPGNPNWEFLAMIREYQSSIEFRPLVGSEPVEDHQITVCVRKRPLNKKEINKKEVDVISVPTKDQMIVHEPKNKVDLTKYLENQKFRFDYAFDDSCTNEIVYKYTAKPLVQTIFEGGMATCFAYGQTGSGKTHTMGGDFQGKIQDCKKGIYAMAARDVFTYLKSPKYKPLNLIVSASFFEIYSGKVFDLLADKAKLRVLEDGKQQVQIVGLTERCVDSVDEVLRLIQHGNAARTSGQTSANSNSSRSHAVFQIVVRSPGMNRVHGKFSLIDLAGNERGADTSSANRQTRMESAEINKSLLALKECIRALGMKGNNHLPFRVSKLTQVLRDSFIGDKSRTCMIAMISPAMSSCEHSLNTLRYADRVKELGTAEGARGRPESPLADVDMEPPGHELAQLRSLNEGDMSAEMFTFHEVIDELQRAEEEVLDNHKAVADYLQHALQRCSQLFAITRDVDYDQDGLSHWRKRARAERAHHSAWSNKLAYATQWEELLNEQLVVLAQSRDLVAKFRAKMQQEEHMSRRIQPRHH from the exons ATGTTTCCGTACATCATCAGTTGGCAG GATATGACACGACAGTCAATTCCAGTTGCGACAAAag CGCCGGCGCGCGTGACACGTAACAACCAGATGCGTATGTCGAACGCGGGTGCGTACACGAATGGGCACGGCGGAGACACGACGGGTCGCCGCGGCGCAGAGAACGTGCCTCCGCCACCGCAGCCGCAGCAACAGCCGCCCTCTAACTCACGGCTGACGCAGCAG TTCAGCAATAGCgtgggcgggggcgggggcgggggagTGGGCGGTGTAGGCGCCGGGGTGATGGCGCGCAACACGGCGGCGTCAGCCAGCGCGGCCTCTGTACCGCACGCCGTGGCCTCGGGCGCGGTGCGGCGCTCCAACGTCGTCAAGGAAGTGGAGCGCCTCAAGGAGAACCGCGAGAAGCGACGACAGCGACAGGCCGAGCTCAAGGAGGAAAAG GAGGCACTAATGAACATGGACCCCGGCAACCCGAACTGGGAATTCCTGGCGATGATCCGCGAGTACCAGAGCAGTATCGAGTTTCGGCCGCTGGTGGGCTCCGAGCCCGTCGAGGACCACCAGATCACTGTCTGCGTCCGGAAACGTCCGCTCAACAAGAAGGAAATCAATAAGAAAGAG GTGGATGTAATAAGTGTACCAACGAAGGACCAGATGATAGTTCACGAGCCCAAGAACAAAGTGGACCTCACCAAATATCTCGAGAACCAGAAATTCCGATTCGACTACGCCTTCGATGATTCCTGtacaaatgaaattgtttacaa ATACACAGCCAAGCCGCTGGTGCAGACGATCTTCGAAGGTGGAATGGCCACGTGTTTCGCGTACGGACAGACCGGCTCCGGAAAGACGCATACCATGGGGGGTGACTTCCAG GGTAAGATCCAGGACTGCAAGAAGGGTATATACGCAATGGCGGCGCGCGACGTCTTCACTTACCTCAAGTCTCCAAAGTACAAACCTCTCAATCTCATCGTCTCCGCTTCATTCTTCGAAATATATTCAGGAAAG GTGTTCGACCTGCTGGCGGACAAGGCGAAGCTGCGAGTGCTGGAGGACGGCAAGCAGCAGGTGCAGATAGTGGGGCTGACGGAGCGCTGTGTGGACAGTGTTGATGAGGTGCTGCGTCTCATACAGCACGGCAACGCCGCCCGGACATCCGGACAG ACGTCAGCGAATTCTAACTCATCTCGGTCGCACGCGGTGTTTCAAATAGTGGTGCGATCTCCCGGAATGAACCGCGTCCACGGCAAGTTCTCTCTCATTGACCTGGCCGGCAACGAGCGCGGAGCTGACACATCCTCCGCCAACAGGCAGACAC GTATGGAGAGTGCGGAGATCAACAAGTCACTGCTGGCCCTGAAGGAGTGTATCCGTGCTCTGGGTATGAAGGGCAACAACCACCTGCCCTTCCGTGTGTCAAAGTTGACACAGGTGTTACGTGACAGCTTCATCGGAGACAAGTCTCGTACCTGCATGATAGCCATGATCTCACCTGCCATGTCCTCCTGCGAGCACTCCCTCAACACACTCAGATACGCTGACAG AGTGAAGGAGCTGGGTACTGCGGAGGGAGCTCGCGGGAGGCCGGAGTCTCCGCTGGCAGACGTCGACATGGAGCCGCCAGGACACGAGCTGGCGCAGCTGCGATCTCTCAAC GAGGGTGATATGTCTGCGGAGATGTTCACGTTCCACGAGGTGATAGACGAGCTGCAGCGTGCGGAGGAGGAGGTGCTGGACAACCACAAGGCGGTGGCGGACTACTTGCAGCACGCGCTGCAGCGCTGCTCACAGCTCTTCGCCATCACCCGCGATGTAGACTACGATCAAGACG GGCTGTCGCACTGGCGCAAGAGGGCGCGGGCGGAGCGCGCACACCACTCCGCGTGGTCGAACAAACTAG CGTACGCGACTCAGTGGGAGGAGCTGCTGAACGAGCAGCTGGTGGTGCTGGCGCAGTCGCGCGACCTGGTCGCCAAGTTCCGCGCCAAGATGCAGCAGGAGGAGCACATGTCGCGTCGCATCCAGCCGCGGCACCACTAG
- the LOC106716077 gene encoding kinesin-like protein Klp10A isoform X7, translating into MPVLYEKCIQKHLQRHATSATPARVTRNNQMRMSNAGAYTNGHGGDTTGRRGAENVPPPPQPQQQPPSNSRLTQQFSNSVGGGGGGGVGGVGAGVMARNTAASASAASVPHAVASGAVRRSNVVKEVERLKENREKRRQRQAELKEEKEALMNMDPGNPNWEFLAMIREYQSSIEFRPLVGSEPVEDHQITVCVRKRPLNKKEINKKEVDVISVPTKDQMIVHEPKNKVDLTKYLENQKFRFDYAFDDSCTNEIVYKYTAKPLVQTIFEGGMATCFAYGQTGSGKTHTMGGDFQGKIQDCKKGIYAMAARDVFTYLKSPKYKPLNLIVSASFFEIYSGKVFDLLADKAKLRVLEDGKQQVQIVGLTERCVDSVDEVLRLIQHGNAARTSGQTSANSNSSRSHAVFQIVVRSPGMNRVHGKFSLIDLAGNERGADTSSANRQTRMESAEINKSLLALKECIRALGMKGNNHLPFRVSKLTQVLRDSFIGDKSRTCMIAMISPAMSSCEHSLNTLRYADRVKELGTAEGARGRPESPLADVDMEPPGHELAQLRSLNEGDMSAEMFTFHEVIDELQRAEEEVLDNHKAVADYLQHALQRCSQLFAITRDVDYDQDGLSHWRKRARAERAHHSAWSNKLAYATQWEELLNEQLVVLAQSRDLVAKFRAKMQQEEHMSRRIQPRHH; encoded by the exons ATGCCTGTGTTATACGAGAAATGCATCCAAAAGCATTTGCAACGGCACGCGACAAGCGCTA CGCCGGCGCGCGTGACACGTAACAACCAGATGCGTATGTCGAACGCGGGTGCGTACACGAATGGGCACGGCGGAGACACGACGGGTCGCCGCGGCGCAGAGAACGTGCCTCCGCCACCGCAGCCGCAGCAACAGCCGCCCTCTAACTCACGGCTGACGCAGCAG TTCAGCAATAGCgtgggcgggggcgggggcgggggagTGGGCGGTGTAGGCGCCGGGGTGATGGCGCGCAACACGGCGGCGTCAGCCAGCGCGGCCTCTGTACCGCACGCCGTGGCCTCGGGCGCGGTGCGGCGCTCCAACGTCGTCAAGGAAGTGGAGCGCCTCAAGGAGAACCGCGAGAAGCGACGACAGCGACAGGCCGAGCTCAAGGAGGAAAAG GAGGCACTAATGAACATGGACCCCGGCAACCCGAACTGGGAATTCCTGGCGATGATCCGCGAGTACCAGAGCAGTATCGAGTTTCGGCCGCTGGTGGGCTCCGAGCCCGTCGAGGACCACCAGATCACTGTCTGCGTCCGGAAACGTCCGCTCAACAAGAAGGAAATCAATAAGAAAGAG GTGGATGTAATAAGTGTACCAACGAAGGACCAGATGATAGTTCACGAGCCCAAGAACAAAGTGGACCTCACCAAATATCTCGAGAACCAGAAATTCCGATTCGACTACGCCTTCGATGATTCCTGtacaaatgaaattgtttacaa ATACACAGCCAAGCCGCTGGTGCAGACGATCTTCGAAGGTGGAATGGCCACGTGTTTCGCGTACGGACAGACCGGCTCCGGAAAGACGCATACCATGGGGGGTGACTTCCAG GGTAAGATCCAGGACTGCAAGAAGGGTATATACGCAATGGCGGCGCGCGACGTCTTCACTTACCTCAAGTCTCCAAAGTACAAACCTCTCAATCTCATCGTCTCCGCTTCATTCTTCGAAATATATTCAGGAAAG GTGTTCGACCTGCTGGCGGACAAGGCGAAGCTGCGAGTGCTGGAGGACGGCAAGCAGCAGGTGCAGATAGTGGGGCTGACGGAGCGCTGTGTGGACAGTGTTGATGAGGTGCTGCGTCTCATACAGCACGGCAACGCCGCCCGGACATCCGGACAG ACGTCAGCGAATTCTAACTCATCTCGGTCGCACGCGGTGTTTCAAATAGTGGTGCGATCTCCCGGAATGAACCGCGTCCACGGCAAGTTCTCTCTCATTGACCTGGCCGGCAACGAGCGCGGAGCTGACACATCCTCCGCCAACAGGCAGACAC GTATGGAGAGTGCGGAGATCAACAAGTCACTGCTGGCCCTGAAGGAGTGTATCCGTGCTCTGGGTATGAAGGGCAACAACCACCTGCCCTTCCGTGTGTCAAAGTTGACACAGGTGTTACGTGACAGCTTCATCGGAGACAAGTCTCGTACCTGCATGATAGCCATGATCTCACCTGCCATGTCCTCCTGCGAGCACTCCCTCAACACACTCAGATACGCTGACAG AGTGAAGGAGCTGGGTACTGCGGAGGGAGCTCGCGGGAGGCCGGAGTCTCCGCTGGCAGACGTCGACATGGAGCCGCCAGGACACGAGCTGGCGCAGCTGCGATCTCTCAAC GAGGGTGATATGTCTGCGGAGATGTTCACGTTCCACGAGGTGATAGACGAGCTGCAGCGTGCGGAGGAGGAGGTGCTGGACAACCACAAGGCGGTGGCGGACTACTTGCAGCACGCGCTGCAGCGCTGCTCACAGCTCTTCGCCATCACCCGCGATGTAGACTACGATCAAGACG GGCTGTCGCACTGGCGCAAGAGGGCGCGGGCGGAGCGCGCACACCACTCCGCGTGGTCGAACAAACTAG CGTACGCGACTCAGTGGGAGGAGCTGCTGAACGAGCAGCTGGTGGTGCTGGCGCAGTCGCGCGACCTGGTCGCCAAGTTCCGCGCCAAGATGCAGCAGGAGGAGCACATGTCGCGTCGCATCCAGCCGCGGCACCACTAG
- the LOC106716077 gene encoding kinesin-like protein Klp10A isoform X5, whose translation MCCSWFRCRKRVADLAECRPMDAYEKVETPTEMAQLKNEEKESPPARVTRNNQMRMSNAGAYTNGHGGDTTGRRGAENVPPPPQPQQQPPSNSRLTQQFSNSVGGGGGGGVGGVGAGVMARNTAASASAASVPHAVASGAVRRSNVVKEVERLKENREKRRQRQAELKEEKEALMNMDPGNPNWEFLAMIREYQSSIEFRPLVGSEPVEDHQITVCVRKRPLNKKEINKKEVDVISVPTKDQMIVHEPKNKVDLTKYLENQKFRFDYAFDDSCTNEIVYKYTAKPLVQTIFEGGMATCFAYGQTGSGKTHTMGGDFQGKIQDCKKGIYAMAARDVFTYLKSPKYKPLNLIVSASFFEIYSGKVFDLLADKAKLRVLEDGKQQVQIVGLTERCVDSVDEVLRLIQHGNAARTSGQTSANSNSSRSHAVFQIVVRSPGMNRVHGKFSLIDLAGNERGADTSSANRQTRMESAEINKSLLALKECIRALGMKGNNHLPFRVSKLTQVLRDSFIGDKSRTCMIAMISPAMSSCEHSLNTLRYADRVKELGTAEGARGRPESPLADVDMEPPGHELAQLRSLNEGDMSAEMFTFHEVIDELQRAEEEVLDNHKAVADYLQHALQRCSQLFAITRDVDYDQDGLSHWRKRARAERAHHSAWSNKLAYATQWEELLNEQLVVLAQSRDLVAKFRAKMQQEEHMSRRIQPRHH comes from the exons ATGTGCTGCTCGTGGTTCCGCTGTAGGAAGCGAGTGGCCGACTTGGCGGAATGTCGGCCCATGGATGCCTATGAAAAGGTCGAAACGCCAACCGAAATGGCTCAACTCAAGAACGAGGAGAAAGAGTCAC CGCCGGCGCGCGTGACACGTAACAACCAGATGCGTATGTCGAACGCGGGTGCGTACACGAATGGGCACGGCGGAGACACGACGGGTCGCCGCGGCGCAGAGAACGTGCCTCCGCCACCGCAGCCGCAGCAACAGCCGCCCTCTAACTCACGGCTGACGCAGCAG TTCAGCAATAGCgtgggcgggggcgggggcgggggagTGGGCGGTGTAGGCGCCGGGGTGATGGCGCGCAACACGGCGGCGTCAGCCAGCGCGGCCTCTGTACCGCACGCCGTGGCCTCGGGCGCGGTGCGGCGCTCCAACGTCGTCAAGGAAGTGGAGCGCCTCAAGGAGAACCGCGAGAAGCGACGACAGCGACAGGCCGAGCTCAAGGAGGAAAAG GAGGCACTAATGAACATGGACCCCGGCAACCCGAACTGGGAATTCCTGGCGATGATCCGCGAGTACCAGAGCAGTATCGAGTTTCGGCCGCTGGTGGGCTCCGAGCCCGTCGAGGACCACCAGATCACTGTCTGCGTCCGGAAACGTCCGCTCAACAAGAAGGAAATCAATAAGAAAGAG GTGGATGTAATAAGTGTACCAACGAAGGACCAGATGATAGTTCACGAGCCCAAGAACAAAGTGGACCTCACCAAATATCTCGAGAACCAGAAATTCCGATTCGACTACGCCTTCGATGATTCCTGtacaaatgaaattgtttacaa ATACACAGCCAAGCCGCTGGTGCAGACGATCTTCGAAGGTGGAATGGCCACGTGTTTCGCGTACGGACAGACCGGCTCCGGAAAGACGCATACCATGGGGGGTGACTTCCAG GGTAAGATCCAGGACTGCAAGAAGGGTATATACGCAATGGCGGCGCGCGACGTCTTCACTTACCTCAAGTCTCCAAAGTACAAACCTCTCAATCTCATCGTCTCCGCTTCATTCTTCGAAATATATTCAGGAAAG GTGTTCGACCTGCTGGCGGACAAGGCGAAGCTGCGAGTGCTGGAGGACGGCAAGCAGCAGGTGCAGATAGTGGGGCTGACGGAGCGCTGTGTGGACAGTGTTGATGAGGTGCTGCGTCTCATACAGCACGGCAACGCCGCCCGGACATCCGGACAG ACGTCAGCGAATTCTAACTCATCTCGGTCGCACGCGGTGTTTCAAATAGTGGTGCGATCTCCCGGAATGAACCGCGTCCACGGCAAGTTCTCTCTCATTGACCTGGCCGGCAACGAGCGCGGAGCTGACACATCCTCCGCCAACAGGCAGACAC GTATGGAGAGTGCGGAGATCAACAAGTCACTGCTGGCCCTGAAGGAGTGTATCCGTGCTCTGGGTATGAAGGGCAACAACCACCTGCCCTTCCGTGTGTCAAAGTTGACACAGGTGTTACGTGACAGCTTCATCGGAGACAAGTCTCGTACCTGCATGATAGCCATGATCTCACCTGCCATGTCCTCCTGCGAGCACTCCCTCAACACACTCAGATACGCTGACAG AGTGAAGGAGCTGGGTACTGCGGAGGGAGCTCGCGGGAGGCCGGAGTCTCCGCTGGCAGACGTCGACATGGAGCCGCCAGGACACGAGCTGGCGCAGCTGCGATCTCTCAAC GAGGGTGATATGTCTGCGGAGATGTTCACGTTCCACGAGGTGATAGACGAGCTGCAGCGTGCGGAGGAGGAGGTGCTGGACAACCACAAGGCGGTGGCGGACTACTTGCAGCACGCGCTGCAGCGCTGCTCACAGCTCTTCGCCATCACCCGCGATGTAGACTACGATCAAGACG GGCTGTCGCACTGGCGCAAGAGGGCGCGGGCGGAGCGCGCACACCACTCCGCGTGGTCGAACAAACTAG CGTACGCGACTCAGTGGGAGGAGCTGCTGAACGAGCAGCTGGTGGTGCTGGCGCAGTCGCGCGACCTGGTCGCCAAGTTCCGCGCCAAGATGCAGCAGGAGGAGCACATGTCGCGTCGCATCCAGCCGCGGCACCACTAG